A region from the Vicia villosa cultivar HV-30 ecotype Madison, WI linkage group LG3, Vvil1.0, whole genome shotgun sequence genome encodes:
- the LOC131659628 gene encoding uncharacterized protein LOC131659628, which yields MQDSSGELISSEDSIWWRDLCKINFLDDYVEYGFTGCFKSCCMNGKDTLFWHTLWVGDKPFRFSFPDLYDLSTKKNCSVAEILIWVDGRHLWDVQALFSQGDGSVSAFEAAAATLPSWNRFRELVEGHISSDVASDTYGWFLNSDKVFTVAGISRIIHNSKSFAWDLHVIHSLKVLWSIPLPPKIKLFSWRFFVEHFPSKDLLLLRGVTILSNPDCDFCGVHVETSFHLFFYCHRAKEIWKHMCAWLGIPEAITIEEFLDFGVLQEKVKNINRKTKINVVWLSTIWCLWIMRNAIYYL from the coding sequence ATGCAAGATTCTAGTGGAGAATTGATTAGTAGCGAAGATTCGATTTGGTGGAGGGATTTGTGCAAGATCAATTTTCTAGATGATTACGTGGAGTATGGCTTTACCGGgtgtttcaaaagttgttgcatgaATGGGAAGGATACTCTTTTTTGGCATACCTTGTGGGTGGGAGACAAACCCTTTCGCTTTTCTTTCCCAGATTTGTATGATTTATCTACTAAGAAAAATTGTTCGGTGGCGGAGATCTTGATTTGGGTTGACGGAAGACATTTGTGGGATGTTCAAGCTTTATTTTCCCAGGGAGATGGTAGTGTTTCGGCTTTCGAGGCAGCAGCGGCTACTTTGCCGAGTTGGAACCGGTTTCGTGAGCTAGTGGAGGGTCACATTTCAAGTGATGTAGCGAGTGATACTTACGGTTGGTTCTTAAATTCGGATAAGGTTTTTACGGTAGCGGGCATTTCGAGGATAATACATAACTCTAAATCCTTTGCTTGGGATCTTCATGTGATTCATTCTTTGAAAGTTTTGTGGAGCATTCCATTACCGCCAAAGATAAAGttgttttcttggagattttttgtCGAACACTTTCCGTCAAAAGATCTTTTATTGTTAAGAGGAGTCACTATTTTGTCTAATCCGGATTGTGATTTTTGTGGTGTTCATGTTGAAACTTCTTTTCATCTCTTTTTTTATTGTCATAGGGCGAAAGAGATTTGGAAACATATGTGCGCTTGGCTTGGCATACCTGAGGCGATCACCATAGAGGAGTTTCTTGATTTTGGGGTTTTACAAGAAAAGGTGAAGAATATTAATAGAAAGACTAAGATCAATGTGGTGTGGTTATCTACGATTTGGTGTCTTTGGATCATGCGGAATGCTATTTATTATCTTTGA